Proteins encoded within one genomic window of Cyanobacterium stanieri LEGE 03274:
- a CDS encoding response regulator — MKNKVKQINVGLFALIILAYLGNYFNLRLFFGVDFIFGSIFVWLISYYYGKFWGGISGFIAAIHTYFLWGHIYSVIIYSLEAFFVNFWWQRKSKSLVLLSAYFWIVVAVPLIFVFYFYILKVSFLGVLLIILKQAINGILNAIIASVFIYYLPIDKWLKISPKKLILPFEQTLFNILIICTFIPLLLFSIIASNHQLQEIESQIVSRLNQVSESLTNKIVLWQEDNKRAIALLAQQESNNLVETNLSKILEILPYFDKIYITNPQGIITNVVTNQEEKIEELLGLDISNTEQFIVSEFNQENLITELHSDIANKTLHIGFVSSIIKNNQWSGLVYGAINVQTLETFINDNAQIFQTDIFLLGSDNKIILSSSSHHIENRFFTLQTNNDYEVRGVEQTPVRSPSYPSPYPDENIYHSLPIMPGTPIMSRWRQSSYFQQIPLPETIPLRIITSVATQPYVDNLQRYYVRLLAIMMIIVLITFFVAYKISQNIVQPIKTLTTITTDLPEKITSDQAIEWQQTTIEEIEILSNNYQSMVMVLREKFTQLRESKENLAIRIAERTQELQLNTQKLELQIEKKQQIEQRLREKDERYELAVSGTNDGIWDWNLNTNEVYYSPAWMRIIGYEQNPLPPTLDTWFERIYSEDKENNLQEIYLYLNNKKELYQNIHRLQHRDGNYVWVQAKGKRDFDSEGKPYRLVGTITDITDKVKVEQELRIAKEQAEAANLAKSQFLATMSHEIRTPMNAVIGMTGLLLDTELTPEQQEFTEIIRTSSDSLLSIINDILDFSKIESGKLELEQQPFSLYQVVEESLDLLAPKASQKNIELVYFLDPEISPSIIGDVTRLRQVLVNLLSNAVKFTPKGEVVLSVNIHSPHLSDSQLGYLLFVVEDTGIGIPSNRMDKLFKAFSQVDASTTRNYGGTGLGLAICQKLVNLMGGSMWVESKGHVAGDCPPGWQITSHSETLGSKFCFTIKTRFSSDNPTAIETQNSLLRGKKVLIVDDNEINRRMLLTQCRKFGLEVLVTASGKETLEVIQGQPDIDLAILDMQMPKMDGVTLAKAISAMEKYHHTPLILLSSIGHAEIEKALGQVNWAATLIKPIKQSRLYYVLSKIVQNPHLKAKPNQLANISLTDTMGGQELALTTPLKILIAEDNIINQKVITNILKRLGYRADVVANGLEVLDTLRRQSYDLILMDVQMPEMDGLTATRQIRTLWNSSNNDFHGQPPHIIAMTANAMEGDRERCLEAGMDDYLSKPVRVEALIEKLKTVRRSDSAVIFNSSYQKEKPVIKRSMTELDQNIIAELKDMIGEEDFEEVFQDLINSYLEDSPKLVEDLKVGVEKKDLAQIKINSHTLKSSSITLGASYLSDLCRQVEGHCQDGNMEAIGELLPLILDEYAHVEDLMEGELERLDS; from the coding sequence AAAGAAAGTCAAAAAGTCTAGTTTTATTAAGTGCTTATTTTTGGATTGTTGTAGCTGTTCCCTTAATTTTTGTATTTTATTTTTACATTCTTAAAGTATCTTTTTTAGGGGTCTTATTGATAATTCTAAAACAAGCTATAAATGGGATATTAAATGCAATAATAGCTAGTGTTTTTATCTATTATTTACCTATTGATAAATGGTTAAAAATTTCTCCTAAAAAATTAATCTTACCCTTCGAGCAAACCCTTTTTAATATATTAATTATCTGTACTTTTATACCTTTATTGTTGTTTAGCATTATCGCCAGTAATCATCAATTACAAGAAATAGAAAGTCAGATCGTTTCTCGCTTAAATCAAGTGTCCGAAAGTTTAACTAATAAAATTGTTTTATGGCAAGAAGATAATAAAAGGGCGATCGCTCTTTTAGCCCAACAAGAATCGAATAATCTCGTAGAAACAAATTTATCAAAAATATTGGAAATCTTACCTTATTTTGACAAGATTTATATTACCAATCCACAAGGAATAATAACCAATGTAGTAACCAATCAAGAAGAAAAAATAGAAGAATTATTAGGATTAGATATTAGCAACACAGAACAATTTATTGTTTCAGAATTTAATCAAGAAAATCTAATTACCGAACTACATAGCGACATTGCCAATAAAACTTTACACATTGGTTTTGTCAGTTCCATTATTAAAAATAATCAATGGTCAGGGTTAGTTTATGGAGCAATAAATGTCCAAACCTTAGAAACCTTTATCAACGATAACGCCCAAATTTTTCAAACAGATATATTTCTCCTTGGCTCTGATAACAAAATAATATTAAGTTCTAGTTCCCATCATATAGAAAATCGTTTTTTTACCCTACAAACCAATAACGATTATGAAGTGCGTGGGGTGGAGCAAACTCCTGTGCGATCGCCCAGTTACCCAAGCCCATATCCCGACGAAAATATATATCATTCCCTGCCCATAATGCCAGGCACGCCAATTATGTCAAGATGGCGACAATCAAGCTACTTCCAACAAATTCCCCTTCCCGAAACCATACCCCTAAGAATAATAACCAGTGTAGCTACCCAACCCTACGTCGATAACTTACAAAGATATTATGTAAGACTCTTAGCGATCATGATGATTATCGTCCTAATCACCTTCTTCGTTGCCTATAAAATTAGTCAAAACATCGTACAACCCATCAAAACCCTTACCACCATAACCACCGACTTACCAGAAAAAATAACCTCAGACCAAGCCATAGAATGGCAACAAACCACCATCGAAGAAATAGAAATCCTCAGTAACAACTATCAATCCATGGTAATGGTTCTCAGGGAAAAATTTACTCAACTAAGAGAATCAAAAGAAAATTTAGCCATCAGGATAGCAGAGCGCACCCAAGAACTACAACTAAACACCCAAAAACTAGAACTCCAGATAGAAAAAAAACAACAAATAGAACAAAGACTCAGAGAAAAAGACGAACGCTACGAACTAGCCGTATCAGGCACCAACGACGGCATCTGGGATTGGAACCTAAACACCAACGAAGTATATTACTCCCCCGCATGGATGCGTATCATTGGCTACGAACAAAATCCCTTACCCCCCACCCTAGACACATGGTTTGAGCGTATTTATAGCGAAGACAAAGAAAATAACCTCCAAGAAATTTATTTATACCTCAACAACAAAAAAGAACTATATCAAAATATTCACCGTCTCCAACACCGTGACGGCAATTACGTTTGGGTACAAGCCAAAGGAAAAAGAGACTTTGACAGCGAAGGTAAACCTTATCGTCTCGTGGGTACAATCACCGACATTACCGATAAAGTAAAAGTAGAGCAAGAATTGAGAATTGCCAAAGAACAAGCCGAAGCCGCTAACCTTGCCAAAAGTCAATTTTTAGCCACCATGAGCCATGAAATCCGTACCCCCATGAATGCCGTTATCGGTATGACAGGATTACTACTCGACACCGAATTAACCCCCGAACAACAAGAATTTACCGAAATCATCCGCACCAGTAGTGATAGCCTTCTAAGCATCATAAACGACATACTAGACTTCTCCAAAATTGAATCAGGAAAACTTGAACTCGAACAACAACCCTTCTCCCTCTATCAAGTAGTAGAAGAATCCCTCGACTTATTAGCCCCCAAAGCATCCCAAAAAAATATTGAATTAGTCTATTTTCTCGATCCCGAAATATCACCTTCTATCATTGGTGACGTTACCCGCCTAAGACAAGTATTAGTAAACCTCCTCAGTAACGCCGTCAAATTTACCCCCAAAGGAGAAGTGGTTTTATCGGTTAATATCCATTCTCCTCACCTTTCCGATAGTCAATTAGGTTACCTACTCTTTGTGGTAGAAGACACAGGCATTGGCATCCCAAGTAACCGCATGGATAAACTATTTAAAGCCTTTTCCCAAGTAGATGCCTCCACCACCCGCAACTATGGTGGCACAGGATTAGGTTTAGCCATCTGTCAGAAATTAGTTAACTTAATGGGTGGTAGTATGTGGGTAGAAAGTAAAGGTCATGTGGCAGGGGATTGCCCCCCTGGGTGGCAGATTACTTCCCATAGTGAAACCCTTGGTTCAAAATTTTGTTTCACCATCAAAACCAGATTTTCTAGCGATAATCCCACCGCTATCGAAACTCAAAATTCTTTATTACGAGGGAAAAAAGTTTTAATCGTTGATGATAATGAAATTAATCGTCGTATGTTGCTTACCCAGTGTCGTAAGTTTGGGTTAGAAGTGTTAGTAACCGCTTCAGGAAAAGAAACCCTAGAAGTGATTCAAGGACAACCAGATATTGATTTGGCTATTCTTGATATGCAAATGCCCAAAATGGATGGGGTTACCTTGGCTAAGGCCATTAGTGCCATGGAAAAATATCATCATACTCCCCTTATTTTACTAAGTTCCATTGGACACGCAGAAATCGAAAAAGCTCTCGGGCAGGTAAATTGGGCGGCAACCCTCATTAAGCCCATCAAGCAGTCAAGACTATATTATGTTTTGTCAAAAATAGTTCAAAATCCCCATTTAAAAGCCAAACCTAATCAGTTAGCGAATATTTCTTTGACTGATACCATGGGAGGGCAAGAATTAGCCCTGACAACTCCCCTTAAAATTCTCATCGCCGAGGATAATATTATCAATCAAAAGGTAATTACTAATATTCTCAAGCGTTTGGGTTATCGTGCTGATGTGGTTGCTAATGGGTTGGAGGTTTTAGATACTTTACGCCGTCAGTCTTATGATTTAATTTTGATGGATGTACAAATGCCAGAAATGGATGGTTTAACGGCTACTCGTCAAATACGTACCCTTTGGAATAGTTCTAATAATGATTTCCATGGACAACCGCCCCATATTATTGCCATGACGGCTAATGCCATGGAAGGGGATAGGGAAAGATGTTTGGAGGCGGGAATGGATGATTATTTGTCGAAGCCTGTGAGGGTAGAAGCATTAATTGAAAAGTTAAAAACCGTGAGAAGATCCGATTCTGCCGTTATATTTAATAGTAGTTACCAAAAGGAAAAACCCGTTATTAAGCGTTCGATGACTGAATTAGATCAAAATATAATTGCTGAGTTAAAGGATATGATAGGGGAGGAGGATTTTGAGGAAGTTTTTCAAGACTTAATCAATTCTTATTTAGAGGATAGTCCTAAGTTGGTAGAGGATCTTAAAGTTGGGGTGGAGAAAAAGGATTTGGCACAAATTAAGATTAATTCCCATACCCTCAAGTCTAGTAGTATTACCCTTGGGGCTAGTTACCTGTCCGATTTGTGTCGGCAGGTTGAGGGGCATTGTCAGGATGGCAATATGGAGGCCATTGGGGAGTTATTGCCTTTGATATTGGATGAGTATGCCCATGTGGAGGATTTGATGGAGGGGGAGTTGGAAAGGCTCGATTCTTAA
- a CDS encoding ABC transporter ATP-binding protein — protein sequence MENKDSSLDNILIKLENIYKIYGSGNTEVVALSGVNLTIESGEYCSIMGTSGSGKSTMMNILGCLDRPTKGEYYLNGDNVASLSSRQLAIIRNQSIGFVFQQFHLLPQLSALDNVILPMKYAGVSPEEQKTRAVEALSKVGLENRLYNRPNQLSGGQQQRVAIARAIVNKPLILLADEPTGALDTETTQEVMEIFAQLNKEGMTIILVTHEHEVAELTHRIIQFSDGKIIHQNHKTSNLIQPRA from the coding sequence ATGGAAAACAAAGATTCTAGTTTAGATAATATTTTAATTAAGTTAGAAAATATCTATAAAATCTATGGCAGTGGTAACACAGAAGTAGTTGCCCTGTCAGGGGTTAACTTAACCATTGAGTCGGGGGAATACTGTTCTATTATGGGAACTTCAGGCTCTGGTAAATCTACCATGATGAATATCTTAGGTTGTTTAGATAGACCTACTAAGGGAGAATATTATCTTAACGGAGATAATGTGGCTTCCTTGTCATCTCGGCAACTGGCCATAATTCGTAATCAGAGCATTGGTTTTGTATTTCAACAATTTCATCTTCTCCCCCAACTCAGTGCATTGGATAACGTTATTTTACCCATGAAATATGCGGGGGTATCCCCTGAGGAGCAAAAAACTAGGGCCGTAGAAGCCTTATCAAAAGTAGGATTAGAAAATCGTCTTTATAACCGTCCTAATCAACTTTCGGGAGGACAACAACAGCGAGTGGCGATCGCCCGTGCCATAGTCAATAAACCCCTGATCCTCTTAGCCGACGAACCCACCGGAGCCCTAGACACAGAAACCACCCAAGAAGTAATGGAAATCTTTGCTCAGTTGAATAAAGAAGGAATGACCATAATTTTAGTCACCCATGAACATGAAGTAGCCGAACTTACCCATCGAATCATCCAATTTTCTGACGGTAAAATCATTCATCAGAACCATAAAACCTCCAACCTAATTCAACCAAGAGCTTAA